One genomic region from Candidatus Poribacteria bacterium encodes:
- the rpsD gene encoding 30S ribosomal protein S4: MSRYLDSVCKLCRREGEKLFLKGRRCNGPKCSFERRSYPPGEHGQTPPRRSRADNFRRQLRAKQKVKRTYGVFEKQFRNYYFKAARQTGIAGENLIGFLERRLDNVVYRLGFATSRNQARQLVKHNHFTVNGKRVNIPSYIVKVGDVITPRERSRNLATIQEALEYTQHRGAPEWLEIDTDKAEGRVQGAPIVEQIAIDLETQLIIELYSR; the protein is encoded by the coding sequence ATGAGTAGATATTTAGATTCAGTCTGTAAATTATGCCGACGGGAAGGCGAAAAACTCTTTCTGAAAGGGCGGCGCTGCAACGGACCGAAATGTTCTTTTGAACGCCGCAGCTACCCGCCTGGCGAACACGGGCAGACGCCGCCACGCAGAAGTCGTGCGGACAATTTCCGCCGACAGTTGCGTGCAAAACAGAAAGTCAAACGCACTTACGGTGTTTTTGAAAAACAATTCCGGAACTATTACTTCAAAGCAGCGCGCCAAACGGGTATTGCTGGTGAGAATTTAATTGGTTTCCTTGAACGCAGGTTAGACAATGTCGTTTACCGACTCGGGTTCGCAACCTCCCGCAACCAGGCACGTCAACTAGTGAAGCACAACCACTTCACAGTGAACGGCAAACGGGTGAATATCCCGTCTTATATCGTGAAAGTTGGCGATGTCATCACACCGCGCGAACGAAGCCGGAACCTCGCAACCATTCAAGAGGCGTTAGAATACACACAGCATCGCGGCGCCCCTGAATGGCTGGAAATTGACACGGACAAAGCAGAAGGGCGTGTTCAAGGAGCACCTATAGTAGAGCAAATCGCTATCGACCTTGAAACGCAACTCATCATTGAACTTTACTCCCGATAG
- the rplP gene encoding 50S ribosomal protein L16, protein MLMPKRVMRRYVHRGKRRGKPLRGSQINFGEYGLQAMEAGWITSNQIESARIAITRYVRRGGKLWIKIFPHKPLSKQPAETRMGKGKKGPPEHWVAVVKPGRILYELSGVSLEDAKGAMERAAHKLPIKTKFVARNA, encoded by the coding sequence ATGTTAATGCCGAAACGCGTGATGCGCCGCTACGTGCATCGTGGAAAACGCCGTGGGAAGCCACTTCGAGGTTCACAGATTAACTTCGGCGAATACGGCTTGCAAGCAATGGAAGCAGGCTGGATTACCAGCAATCAGATTGAATCGGCACGTATCGCTATCACCCGATATGTCCGCCGAGGTGGAAAACTTTGGATCAAAATTTTTCCACATAAACCACTCAGTAAACAACCTGCAGAAACGCGCATGGGTAAGGGGAAGAAGGGACCCCCTGAACATTGGGTTGCCGTCGTTAAACCCGGCAGAATTCTCTATGAACTCAGTGGCGTTTCGCTTGAAGACGCTAAAGGGGCGATGGAACGAGCCGCCCACAAATTGCCAATCAAAACTAAGTTCGTTGCACGGAATGCGTAA
- the rpsH gene encoding 30S ribosomal protein S8 produces the protein MSMTDPIADMLTRIRNANMAGHERVEIPASNVKSEIARILAEEGFVRNYRLIEDGKQGILRIYLKYGNTKKEKVITNLRRISKPGRRVYAKSDNLPQVYGGLGVAILSTSSGLKTTPQCRQEKIGGEVLCYVW, from the coding sequence ATGTCGATGACCGATCCGATTGCTGATATGCTCACGCGTATCCGCAATGCCAATATGGCAGGACATGAACGCGTCGAAATCCCCGCTTCAAACGTTAAATCTGAGATCGCACGCATCCTTGCAGAAGAAGGTTTCGTCAGAAATTATCGTCTCATCGAAGATGGGAAACAGGGGATTTTAAGAATTTACTTGAAATACGGAAATACGAAAAAAGAGAAGGTCATCACAAACCTAAGACGTATCAGCAAACCTGGCAGGCGGGTTTATGCCAAATCCGACAATTTGCCACAGGTTTACGGAGGACTCGGAGTCGCTATTTTGTCAACATCCAGTGGACTCAAAACGACCCCACAATGCCGACAGGAGAAAATCGGAGGCGAAGTTCTCTGTTACGTCTGGTAA
- a CDS encoding 50S ribosomal protein L29, with translation MKADELRGKTTEELEGELKTLKENLFNQKFRSILGQQEDTTTIGKIRKDIARVKTVLRLRAE, from the coding sequence ATGAAAGCGGATGAACTACGCGGAAAAACCACCGAAGAATTAGAAGGTGAACTGAAAACTCTGAAAGAGAATCTGTTTAACCAGAAATTCCGAAGTATTTTAGGACAACAAGAGGATACAACAACTATCGGTAAGATTCGGAAGGACATCGCACGCGTGAAAACCGTCCTACGGCTCCGAGCCGAGTAG
- a CDS encoding 50S ribosomal protein L18, which produces MSHLRRRKRVRRKISGTEGRPRLSVFRSSKHIYAQLINDERGVTVAEASTLSPELRENLANGGNVKAAESVGTLLAQKAKQQEIEAVVFDRGGHLYHGRIKALAEAAKAEGLKF; this is translated from the coding sequence ATGAGTCATTTACGCCGCCGCAAGCGAGTCCGCCGAAAAATCAGCGGCACCGAGGGCAGACCGAGACTCTCCGTTTTTCGAAGTTCAAAACATATTTATGCGCAGCTCATTAATGATGAACGTGGTGTGACGGTTGCCGAAGCTTCGACTTTATCACCTGAACTGAGAGAGAACCTCGCAAACGGTGGAAACGTTAAGGCAGCGGAGAGCGTCGGCACACTTCTCGCACAAAAAGCCAAGCAGCAGGAGATTGAGGCAGTTGTTTTTGACCGGGGCGGACACCTCTACCACGGGCGGATCAAAGCCCTGGCTGAAGCTGCAAAGGCGGAAGGATTAAAGTTTTAA
- the rplN gene encoding 50S ribosomal protein L14, with the protein MVQSYTRLTCADNTGARKLMCISVLGGTRRRYARVGDVIVASIKEAVPNTQVKAGEVVRAVVVRTTKEYRRADGSYIKFDQNAAVLIDPQNQPRGTRIFGPVARELREKAFTRIVSLAPEVI; encoded by the coding sequence ATGGTTCAATCATATACTCGATTAACCTGTGCTGATAATACTGGCGCAAGAAAATTAATGTGCATTAGTGTGCTTGGCGGAACCCGTCGACGCTACGCACGCGTAGGCGACGTGATTGTAGCAAGCATCAAGGAAGCAGTACCCAATACGCAGGTAAAAGCCGGTGAAGTCGTTCGGGCAGTTGTCGTCCGCACGACGAAAGAATATCGACGCGCAGATGGTTCCTATATTAAATTCGATCAGAACGCTGCTGTCCTCATCGATCCGCAGAATCAACCGCGTGGTACTCGCATCTTTGGCCCTGTTGCACGTGAACTCAGAGAAAAGGCGTTCACCCGAATTGTCTCGCTCGCGCCTGAAGTTATTTAG
- a CDS encoding 50S ribosomal protein L17, whose protein sequence is MRHRKRGRKLGRTTSHRKALFRNQATALFEHEQIRTTLPKCKELRRVAEKLITLAKRGDLPARRQAAKMLYGTNLRYKPKRGEETRDLDKHAILRKLFDDIGPRYQDRSGGYTRIIRGELRKGDGAQMGYIQLV, encoded by the coding sequence ATGCGTCACAGAAAACGCGGGCGGAAATTGGGACGAACGACAAGCCATCGAAAAGCCCTTTTCCGCAATCAAGCCACCGCGCTATTTGAACACGAACAAATTCGGACGACACTCCCAAAGTGTAAAGAACTTCGGCGTGTCGCCGAAAAGTTGATTACGCTCGCCAAACGCGGCGACTTACCCGCACGCCGGCAAGCCGCAAAAATGCTCTATGGGACCAATCTGCGTTATAAACCCAAAAGAGGCGAAGAAACGAGAGACCTCGATAAACACGCCATTCTACGCAAACTGTTCGATGACATCGGACCCCGGTATCAAGACCGAAGCGGTGGATATACACGCATTATACGAGGTGAACTCCGAAAAGGCGACGGGGCACAGATGGGCTATATTCAACTGGTTTAA
- a CDS encoding 50S ribosomal protein L15, whose amino-acid sequence MKLNELKPAPGATRSRKRVGRGNASGWGGTCGRGHKGQKSRSGASIPAWFEGGQMPLVRRLPKRGPRRTGHKRLEYDVINVETLNAFEDATVINPEVLRDAGIIKRKNALIKILGDGDLEKQLKVQAHRFSKSAIQKIESKGGTTEVLGMHATTNDPA is encoded by the coding sequence ATGAAATTGAACGAACTTAAACCAGCACCGGGCGCGACTCGCTCAAGAAAGCGGGTCGGCAGAGGTAACGCTTCAGGCTGGGGTGGCACCTGTGGACGTGGACACAAGGGTCAAAAATCCCGATCTGGTGCTTCAATCCCTGCCTGGTTTGAAGGCGGACAAATGCCACTCGTGCGACGGCTCCCGAAGCGAGGTCCGCGACGCACCGGACATAAACGATTGGAGTACGATGTCATCAACGTCGAAACCCTCAACGCTTTTGAAGATGCCACCGTCATCAATCCTGAAGTCCTTCGAGACGCGGGAATCATCAAGCGGAAAAACGCCTTGATAAAGATACTCGGCGACGGCGACCTCGAAAAACAGTTGAAAGTTCAAGCACATCGCTTCTCAAAATCTGCAATCCAGAAAATTGAATCCAAAGGCGGCACAACCGAGGTCCTCGGGATGCATGCGACCACTAACGACCCTGCTTAA
- the rpmJ gene encoding 50S ribosomal protein L36, with translation MKVRPSVKKMCNQCKIIKRKGIVRVICPSNPKHKQRQG, from the coding sequence ATGAAAGTCAGACCTTCTGTTAAAAAGATGTGTAACCAGTGTAAAATTATCAAACGCAAAGGGATAGTCCGCGTCATTTGTCCTTCAAACCCGAAGCACAAACAACGCCAAGGCTAA
- a CDS encoding 50S ribosomal protein L24 gives MKLFRRTIVAQQKLHIKKNDTVVVLSGQDRGKEGVVLEVFPKKQRAIVEGVHIVVRHLRPNQAGQGGVVEREGTIHVSNLKKIE, from the coding sequence CTGAAGTTATTTAGGAGGACAATTGTGGCACAGCAAAAACTGCATATCAAAAAGAACGACACTGTCGTCGTCCTCAGTGGGCAAGATCGCGGTAAAGAAGGTGTCGTTTTAGAGGTGTTCCCAAAGAAACAGCGAGCAATCGTTGAAGGTGTTCATATAGTTGTCCGGCACCTCCGTCCAAACCAGGCGGGACAAGGCGGGGTCGTTGAGCGCGAAGGCACCATCCACGTTTCTAATCTCAAAAAGATTGAATAG
- the rpsK gene encoding 30S ribosomal protein S11, producing the protein MVVRGRRRERKNVPEGIAHIQATFNNTIITITDLSGNTVAWANAGMTFTGSRKSTPFAAQQTAEACARRAMDHGMKRVEVRVKGPGSGRESSIRALAAAGLEITLMKDVTPIPHNGCRPPKRRRV; encoded by the coding sequence ATCGTTGTGCGTGGAAGAAGACGAGAACGCAAGAACGTTCCTGAAGGGATCGCGCATATACAGGCGACCTTCAACAACACAATCATTACAATCACAGACTTAAGCGGAAACACTGTTGCTTGGGCGAACGCTGGCATGACCTTCACAGGTTCACGGAAGTCAACGCCTTTTGCCGCACAACAGACAGCGGAAGCATGCGCCCGCAGAGCAATGGATCACGGCATGAAACGCGTAGAGGTGAGAGTCAAAGGTCCCGGATCCGGAAGAGAGTCCTCTATACGAGCACTCGCTGCAGCCGGACTCGAAATTACACTAATGAAGGACGTGACTCCCATTCCACACAATGGATGTCGTCCGCCTAAAAGACGACGGGTTTAA
- a CDS encoding 50S ribosomal protein L6, giving the protein MSRIGLKPIPVPDKVQIALNNSDVQVDGPKGSLNWRVPEGINVTLEENVLIVQRKSELKHHKALHGLARSLIANMVTGVSEGFEKKLRVVGTGYRAEVNRESNLVLDVGYSHSVTYSPPDGITLSVEATESIDGQTHTPVIISGIDKQLVGQVAASIRQIKKPEIYKPCKGIRYDGERVRDKEGKAAAG; this is encoded by the coding sequence ATGTCACGTATTGGGCTAAAACCGATTCCAGTGCCAGACAAGGTGCAAATCGCTTTAAACAACAGTGACGTGCAGGTAGATGGACCCAAAGGGAGCCTCAATTGGAGAGTGCCAGAAGGCATCAACGTAACACTTGAGGAAAATGTCCTAATCGTCCAAAGAAAAAGTGAACTAAAACACCACAAAGCCCTGCACGGATTGGCGCGTAGCCTTATCGCCAACATGGTTACTGGTGTTTCAGAGGGCTTTGAAAAAAAACTACGAGTCGTCGGTACGGGCTATCGTGCTGAGGTCAATCGTGAGAGTAATTTGGTGCTTGATGTTGGCTATTCGCATTCCGTTACTTACTCCCCACCTGACGGAATAACGTTGAGCGTTGAAGCCACTGAATCCATAGATGGCCAGACACATACACCTGTCATTATCAGCGGCATCGACAAACAGCTGGTCGGACAAGTGGCAGCGTCTATTCGTCAAATTAAGAAACCGGAGATTTATAAGCCCTGTAAAGGCATCCGGTACGATGGCGAGCGCGTTCGCGATAAAGAAGGAAAAGCGGCTGCTGGCTAA
- the rpsQ gene encoding 30S ribosomal protein S17, which produces MSEERRRHRKFRTGLVTSNDMDKTVTVSLVRRFQHPLYKKVVRKTKKILAHDEQNNCNVGDVVQVVETRPLSRHKRWRVQAIVSAGQTAND; this is translated from the coding sequence TTGAGCGAGGAAAGACGAAGACATCGCAAATTTCGGACAGGTCTTGTTACGAGTAACGATATGGATAAAACTGTCACAGTGTCGCTTGTTCGACGCTTTCAACATCCGCTTTACAAAAAGGTTGTCCGGAAAACGAAAAAGATTCTGGCTCACGATGAACAGAACAATTGTAACGTCGGTGACGTGGTGCAGGTTGTCGAAACCCGCCCGCTGAGTCGTCACAAACGGTGGCGGGTCCAAGCGATAGTAAGCGCAGGGCAGACCGCAAACGATTAA
- a CDS encoding 30S ribosomal protein S5, translated as MLKDKINLDDHEFEERMITINRVMRVGKGRRTPSFNSLTVVGNRDGIVGIGFGSASEVAGALRKSFADARKNLIRVPIINGTLPHEIISEFKSAKVLLKPARPGTGIIAGHATRAILEFAGVRDALTKCLSSRNVKNIAEATMLGLKNLKDVNEVARLRDIPVEELLKKR; from the coding sequence ATGCTGAAAGATAAAATCAACCTTGATGACCATGAATTTGAGGAACGCATGATTACCATCAACCGTGTAATGCGAGTTGGTAAAGGGCGACGAACGCCCAGTTTTAACTCACTCACCGTTGTCGGAAATCGCGATGGGATTGTTGGTATCGGATTTGGTAGCGCAAGTGAAGTCGCCGGCGCGCTCCGAAAAAGTTTCGCAGACGCTCGAAAAAATCTGATCCGGGTTCCAATCATCAACGGGACGCTTCCGCATGAAATCATCAGCGAATTCAAATCCGCCAAAGTCTTGCTAAAACCAGCAAGACCCGGGACAGGCATTATCGCAGGACATGCAACGCGCGCTATTCTTGAATTCGCAGGCGTTCGAGATGCACTCACAAAATGCCTTTCTTCTCGGAATGTGAAAAATATCGCTGAAGCGACCATGCTTGGATTAAAAAACCTCAAAGATGTCAATGAAGTCGCTCGGTTGCGAGATATACCTGTCGAAGAACTGCTCAAGAAACGCTAA
- the rpsM gene encoding 30S ribosomal protein S13, whose product MARIAGVDLPRNKRVDIALTAIYGIGRYTAVQIVSDLEIDPGKKVDNLAENEIGQLRDKVQEYKIEGDLRREIDQNIKRLMDINSYRGLRHRRQLPVRGQRTNTNARTRKGKARTISVGRKAKEAARKGG is encoded by the coding sequence ATGGCAAGGATTGCGGGGGTTGATTTACCCCGAAATAAACGTGTGGATATTGCCTTGACGGCAATTTATGGTATCGGGCGCTACACTGCAGTGCAAATTGTCAGCGATCTGGAGATCGATCCCGGCAAAAAAGTTGACAACCTCGCCGAAAACGAGATCGGTCAACTCCGAGATAAGGTCCAAGAGTATAAAATTGAAGGTGATTTGCGCCGTGAAATCGACCAGAATATTAAACGGCTGATGGACATTAACAGTTATCGGGGGCTACGCCATCGTCGGCAGTTACCTGTTCGTGGGCAGCGCACCAATACGAATGCACGCACCCGTAAAGGAAAGGCACGAACCATCTCCGTCGGCAGAAAAGCTAAAGAGGCAGCACGCAAGGGCGGTTAG
- the secY gene encoding preprotein translocase subunit SecY, protein MIKAVQNAFKIPELRKRIIFTALLLIVYRLGAHITLPGIDDQALEAFFQQLMERGGNVIGFIDLFSGGAFSQMTIFALGIQPYISASIIMQLLAVIVPSLEKLSKEPDGRKKITQYTRYGTVLLSIIQGITISIVLRNPENITGQAGEIVRNPDLWWHFLVVITLTAGTSFVMWLGEQITERGIGQGISLIITVGIVAGLPGGVTTVFNNLVTRPEFGILQLALLVALVVVAVMGTVFITLSVRKIPVQYGRQIRGRRVIGGQSTHLPLRVNAAGMIPIIFAVTLIQFPPTVLGFLPRDWGWVTGVETLIAPGTPLYLTVYALLIVGFTYFYTAVQINPIQMAEDLQKYGGFIPGIRAGKQTADYINTTLTRITLPGAVFLAAIAVIPIIITSQLQVGNMVEGASILIVVGVVLDTMSQIESYLTVRHYEGFLKDRKLKGRRR, encoded by the coding sequence GTGATTAAGGCAGTTCAAAACGCTTTTAAAATACCGGAATTGCGGAAACGCATCATTTTTACAGCGTTGCTCTTGATTGTTTACCGCCTTGGCGCACATATCACGCTTCCGGGTATCGACGACCAAGCCCTCGAGGCTTTTTTCCAGCAACTCATGGAGCGGGGTGGAAATGTCATTGGATTCATCGACTTGTTCTCTGGTGGCGCGTTTAGCCAGATGACTATTTTCGCGCTCGGCATACAACCGTATATCAGTGCCTCAATCATTATGCAGCTCCTCGCCGTCATCGTGCCTTCTTTGGAGAAACTGTCCAAAGAACCTGACGGTCGGAAGAAAATTACGCAGTATACCCGATACGGAACCGTTCTACTGAGTATCATTCAAGGGATCACAATCAGCATCGTGCTGCGGAACCCGGAAAACATAACCGGACAAGCAGGCGAGATCGTGAGGAACCCGGACCTCTGGTGGCATTTCCTTGTCGTGATAACGCTCACTGCCGGAACCTCCTTCGTTATGTGGTTGGGTGAACAGATCACGGAGCGTGGTATTGGACAAGGTATTTCATTAATTATTACAGTTGGTATCGTGGCTGGATTGCCCGGGGGTGTCACAACCGTTTTCAACAACCTCGTGACAAGACCGGAATTCGGAATTCTACAACTGGCGCTTTTAGTAGCACTTGTCGTTGTAGCCGTTATGGGAACTGTGTTTATCACGCTTTCTGTGCGGAAGATTCCCGTGCAATACGGCAGACAGATTCGCGGACGAAGAGTCATTGGTGGGCAATCAACACATCTCCCCCTCCGTGTTAATGCCGCTGGTATGATTCCAATCATCTTCGCTGTGACATTGATCCAGTTCCCGCCGACCGTGCTCGGTTTTCTACCGCGCGACTGGGGATGGGTAACCGGTGTAGAAACACTCATCGCTCCGGGAACACCGTTGTACCTCACTGTTTATGCCTTATTAATTGTGGGTTTTACCTACTTCTACACAGCCGTGCAAATTAATCCAATACAGATGGCAGAGGATTTACAGAAATACGGGGGTTTTATTCCGGGGATACGAGCAGGTAAACAGACCGCAGATTACATCAACACCACGCTTACACGCATCACACTGCCAGGCGCAGTATTTCTCGCTGCTATTGCTGTGATTCCGATTATTATCACGAGCCAGCTTCAGGTTGGGAACATGGTCGAAGGTGCTTCTATCCTGATTGTTGTCGGGGTCGTGTTAGATACAATGTCACAAATCGAATCCTATCTAACGGTCCGCCATTACGAAGGATTCTTAAAAGATCGCAAACTCAAAGGCAGACGGCGTTAA
- a CDS encoding DNA-directed RNA polymerase subunit alpha, with translation MIRSELEMPDRLKTDTDSLRPNYAKYTAEPFERGFGTTLGNSLRRVLLSSIKGAAITAVQIEQVKHEYATIPGVVEDVVQIILNLKEIRLNIATDDPTKLTLKAEGSGEVTAADIRSNALIEIINPDQHIATLDECEALDIEIHAQTGRGYSLAEEHRPIDHEIGLIPVDAKFSPVEKVNFWVEETRVGDMTNFDKLNLEVWTDATITAKEAVTRAANILLQQLEIFTEFDETYVEPEPEIDEAKLRRDRYLAKPVSELELSVRASNCLETANIKTIRELVTKEEKDMLEYKNFGRTSLNEIKEQLANMGLALGMKLDDLDDADIDEENMIQAPLQPPV, from the coding sequence ATGATAAGGTCCGAGCTGGAAATGCCCGATCGGCTAAAAACGGATACAGATTCCTTACGCCCTAATTACGCAAAATATACTGCCGAACCTTTTGAACGCGGGTTCGGAACAACCCTCGGCAACTCACTACGCCGAGTCCTCCTTTCCTCAATTAAAGGCGCGGCGATTACAGCCGTTCAAATTGAGCAAGTAAAGCATGAATACGCTACGATTCCCGGAGTCGTGGAAGATGTCGTACAGATCATACTTAATCTCAAAGAGATCCGGTTAAATATCGCAACTGACGATCCAACGAAACTTACATTGAAAGCGGAAGGATCCGGTGAGGTTACAGCGGCTGATATTCGTTCTAACGCTCTCATTGAGATCATAAACCCCGACCAGCATATCGCAACACTCGATGAATGCGAAGCATTGGACATCGAGATTCACGCGCAAACGGGGAGAGGATACTCACTCGCCGAAGAGCATAGACCCATAGATCACGAAATTGGATTGATTCCAGTCGATGCGAAGTTCTCACCTGTCGAGAAAGTGAACTTCTGGGTAGAAGAAACCCGCGTTGGCGATATGACAAATTTCGATAAACTCAATCTCGAAGTCTGGACGGATGCGACCATCACGGCAAAGGAAGCGGTCACACGCGCTGCCAACATTCTGCTGCAACAACTTGAAATCTTCACAGAATTCGATGAAACCTACGTTGAACCGGAACCTGAGATTGACGAGGCAAAACTCCGGCGCGATCGATACCTCGCCAAACCCGTCTCCGAACTTGAGCTCTCCGTCCGAGCCAGTAACTGCCTCGAAACGGCAAATATCAAAACTATACGAGAACTCGTCACAAAAGAGGAAAAGGACATGTTGGAATACAAGAACTTTGGGCGGACATCGCTAAATGAAATCAAAGAGCAACTCGCCAACATGGGACTTGCCCTCGGAATGAAATTGGACGACTTAGACGACGCGGACATCGACGAAGAAAATATGATCCAAGCCCCTTTGCAACCCCCTGTGTAA
- a CDS encoding type Z 30S ribosomal protein S14, which yields MASKSWIAKQKRTPRFRTREYSRCKSCGRSRGYLRKFELCRICFRLYARAGKIPGVRKASW from the coding sequence TTGGCAAGTAAATCATGGATTGCCAAACAGAAAAGAACCCCGCGGTTCCGAACCCGAGAATACAGTCGTTGTAAAAGTTGCGGCAGATCGCGTGGGTATCTTCGCAAGTTTGAGTTGTGTCGTATCTGTTTCCGACTCTATGCCCGAGCCGGTAAAATACCCGGTGTCCGAAAGGCGAGTTGGTAA
- the rpsC gene encoding 30S ribosomal protein S3: MGQKTHPRGLRLGIIETWDSKWYSEQNYAKWLHEDFKIQKFVKEQLARAGISRVEVERVADRCSINIHTARPGIVIGRRGAEAEKLQALLEKEVGCPVRINVSEIREPELDAQLVSEDVATQIERRAGFKQAMRRKISGSIQAGALGVKIMVSGRLDGKEIARAESSIEGRVPLHTLRANVDYGFTEANTTYGKIGVKTWIFKGEIINLKADPADRRQAGRREDTGSQRPARRRGDRRSGSRQSGSRQSGSRQSGSRQSGSRQSGEQGRGRGQRRQRRSGGNS, from the coding sequence GTGGGACAAAAAACTCATCCGCGTGGATTACGTTTAGGCATCATTGAGACGTGGGATTCAAAGTGGTACAGCGAGCAGAATTATGCCAAATGGCTCCATGAAGATTTTAAAATTCAGAAGTTCGTTAAAGAGCAGCTCGCGCGTGCCGGTATCTCGCGTGTTGAAGTCGAACGCGTAGCAGACCGGTGCAGCATCAACATCCATACAGCCCGCCCCGGTATTGTGATTGGACGTCGCGGTGCCGAAGCTGAAAAACTACAAGCGCTGCTCGAAAAAGAGGTCGGATGTCCTGTACGGATTAATGTTTCGGAGATCAGAGAACCAGAGCTGGATGCCCAACTCGTATCAGAAGATGTCGCGACACAAATAGAGCGGCGCGCGGGCTTTAAACAAGCGATGCGCCGGAAAATCTCTGGTTCAATACAAGCCGGAGCCTTGGGTGTCAAGATCATGGTGAGTGGGAGACTGGACGGTAAGGAAATCGCCCGTGCCGAATCCAGTATTGAGGGACGCGTCCCTCTTCACACCCTCAGAGCGAACGTCGACTACGGATTTACAGAAGCAAACACAACTTATGGTAAAATCGGGGTCAAGACGTGGATCTTCAAAGGCGAAATTATCAACTTGAAGGCTGACCCCGCTGATCGTCGTCAAGCTGGACGCCGGGAAGACACAGGTTCACAACGTCCTGCACGCCGCCGTGGCGATAGGCGTTCTGGTTCTCGTCAATCCGGCTCCCGTCAATCCGGTTCTCGTCAATCCGGTTCTCGTCAATCCGGCTCCCGTCAATCTGGCGAACAGGGCAGAGGAAGAGGACAGCGCCGACAGCGTCGAAGCGGAGGCAATTCATAA
- the rplE gene encoding 50S ribosomal protein L5 produces the protein MSPFKEFYQTEVMSALQQRFNYQNVMQIPKVDKVTLNIGVGIAVQNPSALEDAVEELTLIAGQRAMITRAKKSISAFKIRGPSKLNRTPGMAIGCKVTLRRERMYEFLNRLINIVLPQIRDFRGISPDAFDGRGNYSLGLTEQLIFPEISYDQVNDIRGLNVTIVTTAPTDEEGRELLKLLGMPFRQ, from the coding sequence ATGAGCCCATTTAAAGAATTTTACCAAACGGAAGTTATGTCCGCGTTGCAACAGCGTTTTAACTATCAAAATGTGATGCAGATTCCGAAAGTGGACAAAGTTACACTGAATATCGGAGTAGGGATAGCAGTTCAGAATCCAAGCGCGTTGGAAGATGCCGTAGAAGAACTGACCCTTATTGCGGGGCAACGCGCGATGATTACCCGTGCGAAAAAATCGATCTCTGCTTTCAAAATCAGAGGTCCATCTAAGTTAAACCGCACGCCCGGCATGGCGATCGGATGTAAGGTTACACTGCGGCGGGAAAGAATGTATGAGTTTCTCAACCGCTTAATCAACATCGTGTTACCCCAAATTCGGGATTTCCGCGGTATATCACCGGATGCTTTCGACGGGCGGGGCAACTATTCCCTGGGGCTCACGGAACAGTTAATCTTTCCCGAGATTAGCTACGACCAAGTTAACGATATTCGCGGACTGAATGTAACCATCGTTACGACCGCCCCAACTGACGAAGAGGGCCGCGAGTTGCTAAAGCTTTTAGGCATGCCTTTCCGACAATAG